TCCAGGGAAGGCAACTTATCACAGTAGATGAAGTCAAGCAAGTCCTTGAAAACATCAGGCTGCATATCTTCCACGGTTATGTTCCGCGCCGTCCTGTCTCCCATCGGTCCATAGAGCTGGGCCTTGAAGACCGGTGACCGCATCGCAAGCAAGATCTTATGCGCATGGAAGGTCTCCCCTCTAACATTGAATGTCACATCTGTTTCCTCCTTCGTCTCTAGCCATTTTCCAAGATTATCTGCCAAGTCTGAGGGTGGCACCCGGATTTTAACGGTCTCCTCCACAAGTGGTTCCTTGATCACAGTGAGGGCACACTCGATCATGAGGTGGTCATCCCGCAGGAATGGAGACTTCTCTAGTTCGCTTCTCTTCTTCTTGagctgcttgtttctcccaaggatgGATGCGTCGAGGGAGTCGAACTCTGTCGGCGATTTCGGGCAGCACCTCCCCGTGGTCAGATCGATTTCATGGTTGACCAGCCTCAGGTCGTAGATCACCCTTGCCTTGGCGCCCTTGGTCAGGAGCTCCAGGTAGACCGACACGTGGTCCTCGCTCTCCTTGCTTGCGTCTCCGTCAGGGTAGTAGCGTATGCACCACTCATAGCCGCCAACAGAGACGGGGTTGGACTGGATGAATTTGCCGGCGCTGATGCCCTTGTGCAGGCTGTACCCGGCGATATCGAACACGAGCATGGTCTCCGCCGTCGTCGGGGTACACAACGACACCACCCTTTCTGTTGGCTTCTGGGATGCTGCCATTGGGATTTGGGAGGGTTTTGCGGCGGTGCCCGGAGTCGGAGAGCTGGGGATTGAGAAGCGTCGCGGCGGTCTGGGCGTGGGACGGGCGGCGGCCGGCGGTATCGAACGGGGGGCGAAGGTTTTGGGCGAGCGACCGGGAGTCGGTGGAGAGGGTTTCTCCGCTCTGCCGCTGCTATATGTTCCGCACTCGCCGGCTTCCACGGTCACCGCGGCCTAGAATCGATGGGATCCCAAGCATTGGGTCGGGTCCCAGTTTAATGACTGCATCATGAGGCAGTCCCAGGACGTGACGACCTAGAACAACAATGGCTGACGGTGTGCACTACAACAAGACTACGGATGAAACCCGGCTGACTTCGTAGTCCAAAAAGACTAAAGCCCGGACGATTTTCACAAGGAAACGGCGCCAAAGTAAGTAATCACCATCTGTTGTAAGCACATCACAATTTTGTACAAACAAATATCCAGTACCTAATTGGCTAAGGGGTATATCGAAGTTTTGTGCGCAAGAGGTTACTGTTC
The DNA window shown above is from Triticum dicoccoides isolate Atlit2015 ecotype Zavitan unplaced genomic scaffold, WEW_v2.0 scaffold3099, whole genome shotgun sequence and carries:
- the LOC119345831 gene encoding BTB/POZ and MATH domain-containing protein 1-like, which translates into the protein MAASQKPTERVVSLCTPTTAETMLVFDIAGYSLHKGISAGKFIQSNPVSVGGYEWCIRYYPDGDASKESEDHVSVYLELLTKGAKARVIYDLRLVNHEIDLTTGRCCPKSPTEFDSLDASILGRNKQLKKKRSELEKSPFLRDDHLMIECALTVIKEPLVEETVKIRVPPSDLADNLGKWLETKEETDVTFNVRGETFHAHKILLAMRSPVFKAQLYGPMGDRTARNITVEDMQPDVFKDLLDFIY